Sequence from the Candidatus Poribacteria bacterium genome:
AGACGCTCGCAAGTGGCAGTCGGGACAACACCATCCGCCTGTGGGATGTCAATACAGGCACTGAAATCAAAAAACTCACAGGGCATACGAGTTGGGTCCGGAGCGTATCGTTCAGCCCAGATGGACAAACACTCGCAAGTGGCAGTGGTAGTCATGACAGGACCCTCCGTCTCTGGGATGTCAACACCGGCACTGAAGTCAAAAAACTCACAGGGCATACGGATGGTGTCCGGAGCGTATCGTTCAGCCCGAATGGACAGACGCTCGCAAGTGGCAGTGAGGACCAAACCATCCGCCTCTGGGATGTTAGCACAGGAACAGAAATCAAAAAACTCACAGGGCGTACGGGGTGGGTCAAGAGTGTATCGTTCAGCCCAGATGGACAGACGCTCGCAAGTAGCGGTGGCTCGACCATCCATCTCTGGGATGTCAACACCGGCACTGAAACCAAAAAACTCACGGGGCATACGAGGAGTGTCTATACCGTGTCGTTCAGCCCAGATGGGCAAACTATCGCAAGTAGCAGTGCGGACGGGACCATCGGGCTCTGGGATATCAGCAAAAGGAAAAAAATCAGAGGACATACGGGCGATGTCCACAGCGTGGCGTTCAGCCTGGATGGACAAACACTCGCAAGTGGGAGTGGGGACGACACCATCCGCCTCTGGGATGTCACCACCGGGACGCAGCGCAAAGTCCTTATAGGACATACGAGAGATGTCACCAGTGTTGCGTTCAGCTTGGATGGGCAAACCCTCGCCAGTGGCAGTGCGGACAATACTATCCGGCTCTGGGATATCAACACTGGCACACAACGCAAAATCCTTATAGGGCATACGGGGACTGTCCACAGTGTTGCGTTGAGCCTGGATGGATCAACCCTCGCCAGTGGCGGTGCGGACAATACTATCCGGCTCTGGGATATCAACACTGGCACACAACGCAAAATGTTCCCGGGTGCTGCCCGCAGCGTTGCGTTCAGCTCGGATGGTCAGACGCTCGCAAGTGGGAGCGGTGCCATCATCCGTCTCTGGGATATCACCACCGGCACACAACGCAAAGTCCTCACAGGGCATATCGGGTATGTTACCGGTGTGGTGTTCAGCCTGGATGGACAAACTATCGCAAGTGGGAGCTCAGACAGAACGGCGCGCCTCTGGGATGTCACCACGGGCAGGCAACGCCAAATGTTGATAGGGCATACGGGGACTGTCACCAGTGTGGCGTTCAGCTCGGATGGTCAGACGCTCGCAAGTGCAAGTGAGGATACCACCGTTCGCCTCTGGAATCCTCACACCGGCAAAGAACTAAAAATGCTGACAGGGCATACGTATCGTGTCAATAGTGTGGCGTTTAGCCCATCTTTCAATCTGGATGGGAGCCAAACTTTTGCCAGCGGGAGTTTAGACCGGACGGTGCGGGTCTGGCACTTCACCCCGCCTGTTCAAGTGTTGGTGTCACCGGCGGATGTCAACGGCGATGGTGTTGTGGATCTCCAAGATACAGCCGCGGTTCGCGCGAACTTGGGGCAGCGGGGACAGAATGCCGCGGATGTCAACGGCGATGGCGTTGTCGATGTAGATGATCTCGTGCTGGTTTTGGCGGCGATAGAGGCTGCTGCTGGCGGAGCTCCTTCTTTCCAGAGACAAGTTCTACGTCTATTCACTGCTGAAGAGGTGCAACAGTGGTTAGCGGAAGCTCGGTTATCGGGGGATACCTCACCTGCCTATTTGCGAGGAATCGCTATGCTTGAGCAGATACTGGCACTCTTTACACCACAGGAGACTTTGCTGTTAGCGAATTACCCGAACCCATTCAACCCAGAAACTTGGATACCGTATCGCTTGGCAGCATCCGCGGAAGTCACGCTGACCATCTATGCGGTGAATGGGCAGGTGGTGCGGACTTTGGACTTAGGGCATCAGGCAGCAGGTTTCTATGAGAGCCGGAGCCGTGCGGCGTATTGGGATGGCAGAAACGCACAGGGGGAACCCGTGGCAAGTGGTGTCTATTTCTATACGCTCACAGTAGGCGACTTCTCTGCCACGCGTAAAATGCTTATACGGAAATAGAATCCGAATGTTATGTTGATGTGTAAGATGTTCTATAGACAATAGGTTGGCCAGTTTCTGTTCCTATTCTACAGATGGAACAGGCTAACGGTCTCCTATTCTACAGGAAATCACCCAAACTAAGGAGATATTTCATAAATGAAAATGCATCGAATTTCAATCGGACCGTTGTTTTTAGGTTTGATCGTAATGATCGTTAGCGTCTGCGGACAGGGGGCAGATGCCCAAACCCTTAGGGGACATACGGATGGGGTCCGTAGCGTGTCGTTCAGTTCGGATGGACAAACGCTCGCAAGTGGCAGTTGGGACAACACCATCCGTCTCTGGGATGTCAATACAGGCACTGAAGTCAAAAAAATCACAGGACATACGGATGATGTCAATAGCGTCGTGTTCAGCCCGGATGGGCAAACTATCGCAAGTGGGAGTGATGATGACACCCTCCGCCTCTGGGATGTCAACACCGGCACTGAAGTCAAAAAAATCACAGGACATACGCGGGATGTCCTTAGTGTGGCGTTCAGCCCAGATGGACAAACTATCGCAAGTGGGAGCTCAGACAAAACGGTGCGAGTCTGGGATATCAGCACCGCCACTGAAATCAAAAAACTCATAGGGCATACGGCGTATACGGGCAGTGTCAATAGCGTAGCGTTCAGTGCGGATGGACAAACGCTCGCAAGTGGGAGTGGGGACGGCACCATCCGCCTCTGGGATGTAAACACCGGCACTGAAATCAAAAAAATCACGGGACATACGAGTTGGGTCAATAGCGTGGCGTTCAGCCCGGATGGACAAACTATCGCAAGTGGCAGTTGGGACGACACCCTCCGCCTCTGGGATGTCAATACGGGCACTGAAATCAAAAAACTCACAGGACATACGGATGGTGTCTTGAGTGTGTCGTTCAGCTCAGATGGACAAACGCTCGCAAGTGGCAGTGTTGACAAAACCATCCGGCTCTGGAATGTCCCGGACATAATACCCAAAAAACTCATAGGGCATACGGGCAGTGTCAATAGCGTGGCGTTTAGTCCCAATGGTCAGACGCTCGCAAGTGGCAGTTGGGACGACACCCTCCGCCTCTGGGATGTCAATACGGGCACTGAAATCAAAAAACTCACAGGACATACGGATGGTGTCTTGAGTGTGTCGTTCAGCTCAGATGGACAAACGCTCGCAAGTGGCAGTGTTGACAAAACCATCCGGCTCTGGGATGTCAACACAGGCACCGAAGTGAAAAAAATCACAGGGCATACGCGGGATGTCCTTAGTGTGGCGTTCAGCCCGGATGGACAAACACTCGCAAGTGGAAGTGAAGACCACACCATCCGACTCTGGGATGTCAACACAGGCACTGAAATTAAAAAACTCACAGGACGTACGGGGTGGGTCTATAGCGTGGTGTTCAGTCCGGATGGTCAGACGCTCGCAAGTGGCAGTAGTGACCACACCCTCCGACTCTGGGATGTCAATACGGGCACTGAAATCAAAAAACTCACAGGCCATACGTTTGATGTCCGTAGCGTAGCGTTTAGTCTGGATGGACAAACACTCGCAAGTGGGAGTGTAGACAACACCATCCGCCTCTGGAATGTAAACACCGGCACTGAAATCAAAAAAATCACGGGGCATACGGGGTGGGTCTATAGCGTGGCGTTCAGCTCGGATAGACAAACACTCGCAAGTGGGAGCTCAGACGAGACCATCCGCCTCTGGGATGTCAATACAGGCACTGCAATCAAAAAACTCACAGACCATACGTCTGATGTCAATAGCGTGGCGTTCAGTCCAGATGGACAAACACTCGCAAGTGGCAGTTTTGACCGGACCATCCAGCTCTGGGATATCAGGAAAAAGATCAGAGGACATACGGGCGATGTCAATAGTGTGGCGTTCAGCACGGATGGTCAGACGCTCGCAAGTGGGAGCTCAGACGACACCATCCGCCTCTGGCATGTCACCACCGGGACGCAGCGCAAAGTCCTTATAGGACATACGAGAGATGTCACCAGTGTGGCGTTCAGCCCAGATGGACAAACACTCGCAAGTGGGAGTGCGGACAATACTATCCGGCTCTGGGATATCACCACCGGCACACAACGAAAAATCCTTATAGGGCATACGGGGACTGTCCATAGTGTGGCATTCAGCCTGGATGGGTCAACCCTCGCAAGTGGCGGTGCGGACAATACCATCCGGCTTTGGGATATCACGACTGGCACACAACGCAAAATGTTCCCGGGAGCTGCCCGCAGCGTTGCGTTCAGTTCGGATGGTCAGACGCTCGCAAGCGGGAGTGGGGTCATCATCCGTCTCTGGGATATCACCACCGGCACGCAAAGCAAAGTCCTTATAGGGCATACGGGGACTGTCCACAGTGTGTCGTTCAGTCTGGATGGGCAAACACTCGCAAGTGGGAGCTCAGACAGAACGGCGCGTCTTTGGGATGTCACCACGGGCAGGCAACGCCAAATGTTGATAGGGCATACGGGGACTGTCACCAGTGTGGCGTTCAGCTCGGATGGTCAGACGCTCGCAAGTGCAAGTGAGGATACCACCGTTCGCCTCTGGAATCCTCACACCGGCAAAGAACTAAAAATGCTGACAGGGCATACGTATCGTGTCAATAGTGTGGCGTTTAGCCCATCTTTCAATCTGGATGGGAGCCAAACTTTTGCCAGCGGGAGTTTAGACCGGACGGTGCGGGTCTGGCACTTCACCCCGCCTGTTCAAGTGTTGGTGTCACCGGCGGATGTCAACGGCGATGGTGTTGTGGATCTCCAAGATACAGCCGCGGTTCGCGCGAACTTGGGGCAGCGGGGGCAGAACGATGCGGATGTCAACGGTGATGGCGTTGTCGATGTAGACGATCTCGTGCTGGTTTTGGCAGCGATAGAGGCTGCTGCTGGCGCAGCACCTTCTTTCCAGAACCAAGTTCTACGTCTATTCACTGCTGAAGAGGTGCAACAGTGGTTAGCAGAAGCTCGGTTATCGGGGGATACCTCACCTGCCTATTTGCGAGGAATCGCTGTGCTTGAGCAGATATTGGCACTCTTGACACCACAAGAGACCTTGCTGTTGGCGAATTATCCGAATCCGTTCAACCCAGAGACGTGGATCCCGTATCGTTTGGCAGCATCCGCGGAAGTCACGCTGACCATCTATGCGGTCAACGGACAGGTGGTGCGGACCTTGGCATTAGGGCATCAGGCAGCAGGTTTCTATGAGAGTCGGAGCCGTGCGGCACATTGGGATGGTCGCAATGCACAGGGTGAGTCTGTTGCAAGTGGTGTCTATTTCTATACGCTGAAGACGGGGGATTTCTCGGCGACGCGGAAGATGTTGATACGGAAATAATTATCTGAATGAGGACGGTCCTGTACGAATTATCTTGTTCTCGAACGACGTTACCCATCGTAACTTTACCTTGGAACAGATTGGACATCAAACGGGTTTTGTGGTATACTAAACATTGAAAATTTAAACGCATACGGAGCGCATCATGCCAAACATTACAGAGATGAATCCTACAGAATTTCGGGAGTTGCTCCACACCCTTGTCAACGAGGAGTTGTTCAAATCGCGGGAACAGCTTGCTGCACTACTTGCTAAGGATAGTCCGCAAGAGGAATTGGAGGCGGAGTTTTTTCATTTCCAAGGTGACTACGTGGATTTCGCCTTTTGGTTGGAGAGCTACGAGGAAGATCCGCTTGAGGGACTCACACCAGATACACCACTCGCCAAAAAACTCAAGCGACAACGGGAATATGTCCTCGCGAACCGGAAAACAACGCTCAAAGAGCGTAACTTCAGACGGATGGGGGTTTACCTAAATAGTGATCCGATGCCAGAGAAGAAAATCGCCGAGTTGCCACCGGACGAATACCGAAATCTGCTCCGCTCCCTTGTCGCCGAAGAGCTGTTCCCGGTACGGGTGCGGCTTGTCGCGCTGCTTAAGCAGAATCCAACAGATCAGGAATTAGACCTTGCATTTCGGGAACTTTACGTTGCTTATGAACTTTTGGAAGTCGCCTTTGAGGACTACCACTACGATCCGGACGAAGGTTTGGAGTTGAGGCCAGAGGTTGCAGAGAGGATTGATCAA
This genomic interval carries:
- a CDS encoding T9SS type A sorting domain-containing protein encodes the protein TLASGSRDNTIRLWDVNTGTEIKKLTGHTSWVRSVSFSPDGQTLASGSGSHDRTLRLWDVNTGTEVKKLTGHTDGVRSVSFSPNGQTLASGSEDQTIRLWDVSTGTEIKKLTGRTGWVKSVSFSPDGQTLASSGGSTIHLWDVNTGTETKKLTGHTRSVYTVSFSPDGQTIASSSADGTIGLWDISKRKKIRGHTGDVHSVAFSLDGQTLASGSGDDTIRLWDVTTGTQRKVLIGHTRDVTSVAFSLDGQTLASGSADNTIRLWDINTGTQRKILIGHTGTVHSVALSLDGSTLASGGADNTIRLWDINTGTQRKMFPGAARSVAFSSDGQTLASGSGAIIRLWDITTGTQRKVLTGHIGYVTGVVFSLDGQTIASGSSDRTARLWDVTTGRQRQMLIGHTGTVTSVAFSSDGQTLASASEDTTVRLWNPHTGKELKMLTGHTYRVNSVAFSPSFNLDGSQTFASGSLDRTVRVWHFTPPVQVLVSPADVNGDGVVDLQDTAAVRANLGQRGQNAADVNGDGVVDVDDLVLVLAAIEAAAGGAPSFQRQVLRLFTAEEVQQWLAEARLSGDTSPAYLRGIAMLEQILALFTPQETLLLANYPNPFNPETWIPYRLAASAEVTLTIYAVNGQVVRTLDLGHQAAGFYESRSRAAYWDGRNAQGEPVASGVYFYTLTVGDFSATRKMLIRK
- a CDS encoding T9SS type A sorting domain-containing protein, which encodes MKMHRISIGPLFLGLIVMIVSVCGQGADAQTLRGHTDGVRSVSFSSDGQTLASGSWDNTIRLWDVNTGTEVKKITGHTDDVNSVVFSPDGQTIASGSDDDTLRLWDVNTGTEVKKITGHTRDVLSVAFSPDGQTIASGSSDKTVRVWDISTATEIKKLIGHTAYTGSVNSVAFSADGQTLASGSGDGTIRLWDVNTGTEIKKITGHTSWVNSVAFSPDGQTIASGSWDDTLRLWDVNTGTEIKKLTGHTDGVLSVSFSSDGQTLASGSVDKTIRLWNVPDIIPKKLIGHTGSVNSVAFSPNGQTLASGSWDDTLRLWDVNTGTEIKKLTGHTDGVLSVSFSSDGQTLASGSVDKTIRLWDVNTGTEVKKITGHTRDVLSVAFSPDGQTLASGSEDHTIRLWDVNTGTEIKKLTGRTGWVYSVVFSPDGQTLASGSSDHTLRLWDVNTGTEIKKLTGHTFDVRSVAFSLDGQTLASGSVDNTIRLWNVNTGTEIKKITGHTGWVYSVAFSSDRQTLASGSSDETIRLWDVNTGTAIKKLTDHTSDVNSVAFSPDGQTLASGSFDRTIQLWDIRKKIRGHTGDVNSVAFSTDGQTLASGSSDDTIRLWHVTTGTQRKVLIGHTRDVTSVAFSPDGQTLASGSADNTIRLWDITTGTQRKILIGHTGTVHSVAFSLDGSTLASGGADNTIRLWDITTGTQRKMFPGAARSVAFSSDGQTLASGSGVIIRLWDITTGTQSKVLIGHTGTVHSVSFSLDGQTLASGSSDRTARLWDVTTGRQRQMLIGHTGTVTSVAFSSDGQTLASASEDTTVRLWNPHTGKELKMLTGHTYRVNSVAFSPSFNLDGSQTFASGSLDRTVRVWHFTPPVQVLVSPADVNGDGVVDLQDTAAVRANLGQRGQNDADVNGDGVVDVDDLVLVLAAIEAAAGAAPSFQNQVLRLFTAEEVQQWLAEARLSGDTSPAYLRGIAVLEQILALLTPQETLLLANYPNPFNPETWIPYRLAASAEVTLTIYAVNGQVVRTLALGHQAAGFYESRSRAAHWDGRNAQGESVASGVYFYTLKTGDFSATRKMLIRK